A single genomic interval of Methylobacterium bullatum harbors:
- the msrP_1 gene encoding Protein-methionine-sulfoxide reductase catalytic subunit MsrP, with the protein MATRGFSGRRPPEATAERLPPGQYLEQDFPVLQIGPNPRIDMDSWSFTLREGSRPLKSWNWEEFSALPRTSWRGDIHCVTKWSKFDTGWEGVSIDDILAAAGISAPTEFLLAEGYDDYTTNVPVADLTGPKAMVATHYEGKQIEPDHGGPARLLVPHLYFWKSAKWVKGLRFTKKDEGGFWELRGYHMYGDPWREQRFTGD; encoded by the coding sequence ATGGCGACACGCGGTTTTTCGGGACGACGGCCGCCGGAAGCGACGGCCGAGCGGCTTCCTCCGGGCCAGTATCTCGAACAAGACTTCCCGGTCCTGCAGATCGGTCCGAATCCACGCATCGACATGGACAGCTGGAGCTTCACCCTGCGCGAAGGCTCGCGGCCCCTGAAGAGCTGGAACTGGGAGGAATTTTCCGCCCTCCCCCGCACCTCCTGGCGCGGCGACATCCATTGCGTGACGAAATGGTCGAAGTTCGACACGGGCTGGGAAGGCGTCAGCATCGACGACATCCTCGCCGCCGCCGGGATCTCGGCCCCCACCGAGTTCCTGCTCGCGGAAGGCTACGACGACTACACCACCAACGTGCCCGTCGCCGACCTCACCGGCCCGAAGGCCATGGTGGCGACCCATTACGAGGGTAAGCAGATCGAGCCCGATCACGGCGGCCCGGCCCGGCTCCTCGTGCCGCACCTGTATTTCTGGAAGAGCGCCAAATGGGTGAAGGGCCTGCGCTTCACGAAGAAGGACGAGGGCGGTTTCTGGGAATTGCGCGGCTACCACATGTACGGCGATCCCTGGCGCGAGCAGCGCTTCACCGGTGATTGA
- the rclR_1 gene encoding RCS-specific HTH-type transcriptional activator RclR, with product MTDTRKDLTDRPEMGPPEEADLLSQVLEQIRLTGDRVQSRTVSHDEPLQLDTDAAHVLVVAAGALHVGDGAGQPLLLDTGDLMLLPRGPGAARLLGSSVPTTIILCRFWFDPYSLRGMISALPDRIHIRHEEGAEWLDGMVHFMMRETTDPQPGASLMISRIIDLLVIRTLRTWVHLGHSSGWLSGLSDARIARVLKVMHDRPMQPWRIDELAGVAGMSRSGFAERFTELVGRAPLRYQNEWRLNLARDMLARREARVGEIGLRIGYTSEAAFSRAYKALFGHPPRDEI from the coding sequence ATGACGGATACGCGGAAAGACTTGACCGATCGTCCGGAGATGGGTCCGCCGGAGGAGGCCGATCTCCTGTCGCAGGTGCTGGAGCAGATCCGGCTCACCGGCGACCGGGTCCAATCCCGTACCGTTTCGCATGACGAGCCGTTGCAGCTGGATACGGACGCGGCGCATGTTCTCGTCGTCGCCGCGGGCGCGCTTCACGTGGGCGATGGCGCCGGACAACCGCTTCTGCTCGACACGGGCGACCTCATGCTGTTGCCGCGTGGTCCCGGAGCCGCACGTCTCCTCGGGTCATCGGTGCCGACCACCATCATCCTCTGCCGGTTCTGGTTCGATCCCTACAGCCTGCGCGGCATGATCTCGGCCCTGCCCGACCGGATCCACATCCGGCACGAAGAGGGGGCGGAATGGCTGGACGGCATGGTGCATTTCATGATGCGCGAGACGACCGACCCGCAGCCCGGCGCGTCCCTGATGATCTCGCGGATCATCGATCTGCTCGTCATCCGCACCCTGCGGACCTGGGTCCATCTCGGGCATTCGTCCGGGTGGCTGAGCGGCCTCTCCGATGCCCGCATCGCGCGCGTGCTCAAGGTCATGCACGACCGGCCGATGCAGCCCTGGCGCATCGACGAATTGGCCGGCGTGGCCGGCATGTCGCGCTCGGGCTTCGCCGAGCGGTTCACCGAACTCGTGGGACGCGCGCCGCTGCGATACCAGAACGAGTGGCGGCTCAATCTCGCGCGGGACATGCTCGCGAGGCGCGAAGCGCGGGTCGGCGAGATCGGGCTGCGGATCGGCTATACGTCGGAGGCCGCCTTCAGCCGCGCCTACAAGGCCCTGTTCGGGCATCCGCCACGGGACGAAATTTAG
- a CDS encoding Blue-light-activated histidine kinase, whose product MSESLPGERVRLYVEATRGTFDHPGPRAVIRVSEQDRIASEIARTVDGPDPFAAALRATRMPMVIADPNQPDMPVVFVNAAFERATGFSREEVLGRNCRFLQGPQTDPADVARIRESIAKGVPIEIDLLNHRKNGDVFWNRLLIAPVFDSNREVAYFFASQLDVTLEKDRLVRLQNDRDALETEVERRRLELRRSETNLRFALTAGRLGSWTLDLVDMTLETSDHFRMNFGRDPDEPLSYGELLAMIHPGDRERVETQVRRCIERNVDYDIEYRVIAPSGDLRWVHIRGQTFYRADGTPLSMAGISLDITERKHAEEYRTLLAGELTHRVKNTLTLVQSIIRQTLRTAPSLEEAGRSLEARVVSLAAANDVLTEEAWDGASIADIADRALTPFQSKGRERVDLEGGEIRLPPRGALALAMALHELATNAVKYGALSNDTGRVRLCWSLLDGTAPHDFRVTWQESGGPPVAVPTRTGFGSRLIERAFAQEIDGTATISYQPEGILFVAEGILPGRLQD is encoded by the coding sequence ATGTCCGAATCGCTTCCAGGCGAGCGGGTCAGATTGTATGTCGAGGCGACGCGTGGGACATTCGATCATCCTGGGCCACGCGCGGTGATCCGAGTTTCCGAACAGGATCGGATCGCCTCGGAAATCGCCCGCACGGTCGATGGGCCCGATCCCTTCGCCGCGGCCCTGCGCGCGACGCGCATGCCGATGGTCATCGCCGATCCCAACCAGCCCGACATGCCGGTCGTGTTCGTGAACGCGGCGTTCGAGCGGGCCACAGGTTTCTCGCGCGAGGAGGTCCTCGGCCGCAACTGCCGCTTCCTCCAAGGCCCCCAGACGGATCCGGCGGATGTCGCCCGCATTCGCGAATCCATCGCCAAAGGCGTCCCCATCGAGATCGACCTTCTCAATCATCGCAAGAACGGCGACGTGTTCTGGAACCGGCTTCTCATCGCGCCGGTCTTCGATTCCAACCGCGAGGTCGCCTACTTCTTCGCCTCACAGCTCGACGTGACGCTGGAAAAGGACCGCCTGGTCCGACTGCAGAACGACCGCGACGCCCTGGAGACCGAGGTCGAGCGCCGGAGACTGGAGCTTCGCCGCAGCGAGACGAACCTGCGTTTCGCGCTCACCGCCGGCCGGCTCGGTTCCTGGACCCTCGATCTCGTCGACATGACGCTGGAGACGTCGGACCATTTCCGGATGAATTTCGGGCGGGATCCCGACGAGCCGCTCAGCTATGGCGAGTTGCTCGCCATGATCCATCCCGGCGACCGCGAGCGGGTGGAGACGCAGGTGCGCCGCTGCATCGAGCGGAACGTCGATTACGATATCGAGTATCGGGTGATCGCGCCGTCCGGCGACCTGCGCTGGGTCCATATCCGCGGCCAGACCTTCTACCGCGCCGATGGAACGCCCCTCAGCATGGCCGGCATCTCCCTCGACATCACCGAGCGCAAGCATGCCGAGGAGTATCGCACCCTGCTGGCGGGCGAGTTGACCCATCGGGTCAAGAACACCCTCACCCTCGTCCAGTCGATCATCCGGCAGACCCTGCGAACCGCGCCCTCCCTCGAAGAGGCGGGCCGATCCCTCGAAGCGCGGGTGGTGTCCCTGGCCGCGGCGAACGACGTCCTGACCGAGGAGGCCTGGGACGGCGCCTCCATCGCCGATATCGCGGACCGCGCGCTCACCCCGTTCCAGAGCAAGGGGCGGGAGCGCGTCGACCTCGAAGGCGGCGAGATCAGGCTGCCGCCACGCGGCGCCCTGGCCTTGGCGATGGCGCTGCACGAACTCGCCACCAACGCGGTGAAATACGGCGCGCTGTCGAACGATACCGGGCGGGTCCGACTGTGCTGGAGCCTCCTCGACGGCACCGCGCCGCACGATTTCCGCGTCACGTGGCAGGAATCGGGCGGGCCGCCGGTGGCGGTGCCGACGCGGACGGGGTTCGGCTCGCGGCTGATCGAGCGCGCCTTCGCCCAGGAAATCGACGGCACCGCGACCATCTCGTACCAGCCGGAGGGGATCCTGTTCGTCGCCGAGGGGATTCTGCCGGGGCGGCTGCAGGACTGA
- the gltR_1 gene encoding HTH-type transcriptional regulator GltR → MSLPVNLDMDVLRTFVTGIELGSFARAASRLGRSPSAISLQLRKLEDQVGQVLVQKQGRGLVLTEAGETMIGYARRLLELNDAALSALGSPALSGRVRIGLPQDFAETWLPETLGRFARLHPGVRIDAHVDRNATLRSRLDEGQLDLALLWDEDGGEREGAVLGTLPMAWIGPRRGVTPGTDRPLPLVLFGSPCIFRHATLNALDAAAISWRISFSSPGLAGLWAAVSAGLGLTVRTPHGLPASLTALDPEESGLPRLPSLSLHLLKARARSDPAVERLASLLTDVLTVAIDEMDHAKIVSPH, encoded by the coding sequence ATGTCACTGCCGGTCAACCTGGACATGGACGTGTTGCGGACCTTCGTGACTGGGATCGAGCTCGGCAGCTTCGCCAGGGCGGCGTCACGGCTCGGCCGCTCGCCGTCGGCGATCAGCCTGCAATTGCGCAAGCTCGAGGATCAGGTCGGTCAGGTCCTCGTGCAGAAGCAGGGACGCGGTCTCGTTCTCACGGAAGCGGGAGAGACGATGATCGGCTATGCCCGCAGGCTGCTCGAACTGAACGATGCCGCGCTCAGTGCGCTCGGTTCGCCGGCTTTGTCCGGCCGGGTCCGGATCGGCCTGCCGCAGGATTTCGCCGAGACCTGGCTTCCGGAGACCCTCGGGCGCTTCGCGCGCCTGCATCCCGGCGTGAGGATCGACGCGCATGTGGACCGGAACGCGACCCTGCGCTCGCGCCTGGATGAGGGCCAGCTCGACCTCGCGCTCCTCTGGGACGAGGACGGGGGCGAGCGGGAGGGCGCCGTCCTCGGAACCCTGCCGATGGCCTGGATCGGACCGCGTCGCGGCGTCACGCCGGGCACCGACCGCCCTCTTCCCCTGGTCCTGTTCGGATCGCCCTGCATTTTCAGGCACGCCACCCTGAACGCCCTCGACGCGGCGGCGATCTCCTGGCGGATCTCGTTCAGCAGTCCGGGTCTCGCGGGCCTGTGGGCCGCCGTCTCGGCCGGTCTTGGCCTGACCGTCCGCACACCCCACGGCCTGCCCGCCTCACTCACGGCGCTCGACCCGGAGGAATCCGGCCTGCCCCGGCTGCCGTCTCTCTCCCTTCACCTGCTGAAGGCTCGGGCGCGGTCCGACCCGGCCGTGGAGCGTCTCGCCTCGCTCCTCACGGATGTTCTGACCGTCGCCATCGATGAAATGGATCACGCGAAGATCGTCTCCCCGCATTGA
- the pimA_1 gene encoding GDP-mannose-dependent alpha-(1-2)-phosphatidylinositol mannosyltransferase, with protein sequence MKIALLAHLKYPIAQPFSGGLEMHTHLLASTLRARGHSVTLYASEGSDARGCLKAVCAPTGSAVDDESGLRIDRTELAAYETMVADVARGDFDIIHNNSLHYLPLLRARDLGAPMVTALHTPPFEPFVRGVKARADDMTFAAVSESLAREWLPFLDEPLVIGNGIDLDAFAYSPVPKGEPHAIWMGRLVPEKGPHLAIDAARVAGIPLKFAGPQSNRAYWDAEIAPRLGPDITYLGHLGHAELARRVGEAHVALCTPRWEEPFGLVLAEFLACGTPVAAFARGAIPDILDETSGVLAQADDPVDLGRALSRAIRLDRHACRRRAEHLFDADTMTDRYEAMYHAEIRRWSTPVSVRPVPAGARAPLLDNA encoded by the coding sequence GTGAAGATCGCCCTCCTCGCTCACCTGAAATACCCCATCGCCCAGCCCTTCTCCGGAGGGCTCGAGATGCATACGCATCTGCTCGCGAGCACCCTGCGTGCCCGCGGCCACAGCGTGACGCTCTACGCGTCCGAAGGGTCGGACGCGCGTGGTTGCCTCAAGGCCGTCTGTGCGCCCACGGGCAGCGCCGTCGACGACGAGTCCGGCCTGCGGATCGACCGCACCGAACTCGCCGCCTACGAGACGATGGTGGCGGATGTGGCGCGCGGCGACTTCGACATCATTCACAACAACAGCCTGCATTACTTGCCGTTGCTGCGCGCCCGCGACCTCGGCGCGCCGATGGTGACGGCGTTGCACACGCCGCCCTTCGAGCCCTTCGTGCGCGGCGTGAAGGCGCGGGCGGACGACATGACCTTCGCCGCGGTCTCGGAATCCCTGGCGCGCGAGTGGCTGCCCTTCCTCGACGAGCCGCTGGTGATCGGCAACGGCATCGATCTCGACGCCTTCGCCTATTCGCCCGTCCCCAAGGGCGAGCCCCATGCGATCTGGATGGGACGCCTCGTCCCCGAGAAGGGGCCGCATCTGGCCATCGACGCCGCCCGCGTCGCCGGCATTCCCCTGAAATTCGCCGGCCCGCAGAGCAACCGCGCCTATTGGGACGCCGAGATCGCGCCCCGCCTCGGCCCGGACATCACCTATCTCGGCCATCTCGGCCATGCCGAACTCGCTCGCCGCGTCGGCGAGGCGCATGTGGCCCTGTGCACGCCGCGCTGGGAGGAACCGTTCGGCCTCGTGCTCGCCGAGTTCCTGGCCTGCGGCACGCCGGTGGCGGCCTTCGCGCGCGGCGCCATCCCCGACATTCTCGACGAGACGTCGGGCGTTCTGGCCCAGGCCGACGATCCGGTGGATCTCGGACGGGCGCTGTCCCGTGCCATCCGCCTCGACCGGCACGCTTGCCGCCGCCGGGCCGAGCACCTCTTCGACGCCGACACGATGACCGACCGCTACGAGGCGATGTACCATGCCGAAATCCGCCGCTGGTCGACCCCCGTCTCCGTCCGTCCGGTCCCGGCCGGCGCTCGCGCACCCTTGCTCGACAATGCGTAG
- the liaS gene encoding Sensor histidine kinase LiaS, which produces MDTASGASRRLTWAALPTRARLVVLVLAIDLLAALVSFSLIVVNARSAVEVEMKAALANIELIVSDTIGLAQSDSPARLLQTLELRVQGLRHVRVAVFDAEGRKVALATPRPRRETHLAPRWFADLIAPAPQRDDLPIVAQEQRIGTALITTEPLDEIDEVWGYTVSLSLASLCLNLGLLGALYIAFGRVLAPLTQLADGLTQLERHDYTARLDPPASRELAIIAERFNSVAGALAEARAANGRLNRQLLTAQDDERRRTALELHDEFGPCLFALEANAASVTRMAQGSSEPDRSKLAARAEEISTIVGQVQGLNRDLLNRLRPHALGQVPLAECLQLLLRNFRSRHPGTTFSGTFADLARGYGDLIDLTVFRCIQESMTNAVRHGAARTVTVEASERPAADELRLVIRDDGTGLPADHGTPSASLDGGFRGGMGLSGMRERVEALSGTFRLDNAAPGTVVRIAIPLDPERAEDTSPIVSA; this is translated from the coding sequence GTGGACACCGCGAGTGGCGCATCGCGACGCCTGACCTGGGCCGCCCTGCCGACGCGCGCGCGCCTCGTCGTCCTCGTCCTCGCCATCGACCTCCTGGCCGCCCTCGTCTCCTTCAGCCTCATCGTGGTGAACGCCCGCTCGGCGGTGGAGGTGGAGATGAAGGCGGCGCTGGCCAATATCGAGCTGATCGTCTCCGATACGATCGGTCTCGCCCAGTCCGATTCGCCCGCGCGCCTGCTCCAGACCCTGGAACTGCGCGTCCAGGGGCTTCGCCACGTCCGGGTCGCGGTGTTCGATGCGGAGGGGCGCAAGGTCGCCCTCGCGACTCCCCGCCCCCGCCGCGAGACCCATCTGGCGCCGCGCTGGTTCGCCGACCTGATCGCCCCGGCGCCGCAGCGGGACGACCTACCCATCGTGGCGCAGGAGCAGCGGATCGGCACCGCCCTCATCACCACGGAGCCCCTCGACGAGATCGACGAGGTCTGGGGCTATACTGTCTCCCTCTCGCTGGCGAGCCTGTGTCTCAATCTCGGCCTGCTCGGCGCCCTCTACATCGCCTTCGGCCGAGTCCTCGCCCCCCTGACCCAGCTCGCCGACGGGCTGACCCAACTGGAGCGGCACGATTACACCGCGCGGCTCGACCCGCCCGCCTCGCGGGAACTGGCGATCATCGCCGAGCGCTTCAACAGCGTGGCCGGGGCCCTGGCCGAGGCACGCGCCGCGAACGGCCGCCTCAACCGGCAGCTTCTCACCGCCCAGGACGACGAGCGCCGCCGCACGGCCCTTGAGCTCCACGACGAGTTCGGCCCCTGCCTGTTCGCCCTGGAGGCGAACGCCGCCTCGGTGACGCGGATGGCGCAGGGCTCGTCCGAACCGGACCGCAGCAAGCTCGCCGCCCGCGCCGAGGAGATCAGCACCATCGTCGGTCAGGTCCAGGGTCTCAACCGCGACCTCCTCAACCGCCTGCGGCCGCACGCCCTCGGCCAGGTGCCCCTCGCCGAGTGCCTGCAGCTGCTGCTGCGCAACTTCCGCAGCCGCCATCCGGGGACGACGTTCTCGGGGACCTTCGCCGATCTCGCCCGCGGCTACGGCGACCTCATCGATCTCACGGTGTTCCGCTGCATCCAGGAAAGCATGACCAACGCCGTGCGCCATGGCGCGGCCCGCACCGTGACGGTGGAGGCGAGCGAGCGTCCGGCCGCCGACGAACTGCGCCTCGTCATCCGCGACGACGGCACCGGCCTGCCCGCCGACCACGGCACCCCATCCGCCAGCCTCGATGGCGGGTTTCGCGGCGGAATGGGTTTATCGGGGATGCGGGAGCGCGTGGAAGCGCTCAGCGGCACATTTCGGCTTGACAATGCGGCGCCGGGGACGGTTGTCCGGATAGCGATACCGCTCGATCCCGAGCGGGCCGAGGACACGAGCCCGATCGTTTCCGCATGA
- the lhgO gene encoding L-2-hydroxyglutarate oxidase LhgO — translation MDVLVIGAGIVGLAVARVLGRRGHSVVVAESEGAIGTGVSSRSSEVIHGGMYYPAGSLRARHCTRGRRMLYDVCRSHGVPHARPGKLIVATAENERAALEGIAERGRANGVEGLVLLEGREARALEPNLACIAALHSPETGIVDSHALMLALQGDIEDAGGAIAFHAPVGAIRRDDGGWRVEVCGEVLAFDAVVNAAGLGAQAVARAVEPYPGGRIPRQVLAKGSYFGCLGRPAFSRLIYPAPMEGGLGIHLTLDLAGRMRFGPDVEWVEAPDYVVDPARAEVFAHAIRRYWPGLPDDVLTPDYAGIRPKLTGRGETAADFLIDGPAEHGLPNLVHLFGIESPGLTSSLSLAEEVADRLVGAEA, via the coding sequence ATGGACGTGCTCGTCATCGGCGCTGGAATCGTCGGCCTCGCGGTGGCGCGGGTCCTCGGACGGCGCGGGCATTCGGTCGTGGTCGCCGAATCCGAGGGCGCGATCGGGACCGGCGTGTCCTCGCGCAGTTCGGAGGTGATCCATGGCGGGATGTACTACCCCGCCGGTTCGCTCCGCGCCCGCCACTGCACGCGGGGCCGGCGGATGCTCTACGATGTCTGCCGGAGCCACGGCGTGCCCCATGCGCGGCCGGGCAAGCTCATCGTCGCCACCGCCGAGAACGAGCGAGCCGCCCTGGAGGGGATCGCCGAGCGCGGCCGGGCCAACGGCGTCGAGGGCCTCGTTCTGCTGGAGGGCCGGGAGGCCCGTGCGCTGGAGCCGAATCTCGCCTGCATCGCAGCCTTGCATTCGCCCGAGACCGGCATCGTCGATAGCCACGCCCTGATGCTGGCCCTGCAGGGCGACATCGAGGATGCGGGCGGGGCCATCGCTTTCCATGCACCGGTCGGGGCGATCCGGCGCGATGACGGGGGCTGGCGGGTGGAGGTCTGCGGGGAAGTCCTCGCCTTCGATGCCGTCGTCAACGCCGCCGGTCTCGGCGCGCAGGCAGTGGCGCGGGCGGTCGAGCCTTATCCGGGTGGGCGGATCCCCCGGCAGGTCCTCGCCAAGGGCAGCTATTTCGGCTGTCTGGGCCGTCCGGCCTTCTCGCGGCTGATCTATCCCGCGCCGATGGAGGGCGGGCTCGGCATCCATCTCACCCTCGACCTCGCCGGTCGGATGCGGTTCGGGCCGGATGTGGAATGGGTGGAGGCCCCGGATTATGTGGTCGATCCGGCCCGCGCGGAGGTCTTTGCCCATGCCATCCGGCGCTATTGGCCGGGGCTGCCCGATGATGTCCTGACGCCGGATTATGCCGGCATCCGCCCCAAACTCACCGGACGAGGCGAGACGGCGGCGGATTTCCTCATCGACGGACCCGCCGAGCATGGTCTCCCAAACCTCGTCCATCTCTTCGGCATCGAGAGCCCGGGGCTGACCTCCAGCCTGTCGCTGGCGGAAGAGGTGGCGGACCGGCTGGTCGGGGCCGAGGCTTGA
- the cshA gene encoding DEAD-box ATP-dependent RNA helicase CshA: MPFPTLPAPLVRALEARNYEDPTPVQSAVIEAAAQGRDLLVSAQTGSGKTVAYGLAFADTLLGDAERLDPPGPPLALVIAPTRELALQVQRELEWLYAETGARVIACVGGMDPRRESRALAEGAHIVVGTPGRLRDHLERRNLATQNLRVAVLDEADEMLDLGFRDDLEFILSVTPKERRTLLFSATLPKAIASLAERYQNDALRIAVKGQERGHTDITYRAVRVVPREIEHVVVNTLRYTDAPTAIVFCNTRNAVRHLQAVLTERGFSAVALSGELGQGERNAALQALRDGRAKVCVATDVAARGIDLPTVSLVIHADLPHDAEVLQHRSGRTGRAGRKGTSVLLIPASKRRRAEQMFAIAKVNAEWAAPPTADEIRRLDGERMWQDPLFTETPAEEDLAMGEALLAQRTPQELAAALAKIYRARLPEPEDVTDPGAGPERKERKIYDPADSARIDAEGPSVWFRLNLGRRDNADPRRLLPMLTRRGNIGRQEIGAIRIFDRETKFEIRGGAASRFAATFAKNGSPEIQVEALLGGEPDREAEGPKGFKSPRAGRHEREAGKKPPQRRPR, translated from the coding sequence GTGCCCTTTCCTACCCTGCCGGCCCCGCTCGTCCGAGCGCTCGAGGCCCGCAACTACGAAGACCCGACCCCCGTCCAGAGTGCCGTGATCGAGGCGGCGGCCCAGGGCCGCGACCTCCTCGTCTCGGCCCAGACCGGTTCCGGCAAGACCGTCGCCTATGGCCTCGCCTTCGCCGACACGCTCCTCGGCGATGCCGAGCGGCTCGATCCGCCCGGCCCGCCGCTGGCCCTGGTCATCGCCCCGACGCGCGAACTCGCGCTTCAGGTTCAGCGCGAGCTCGAATGGCTCTATGCCGAGACCGGAGCGCGCGTCATCGCCTGCGTCGGCGGCATGGACCCGCGCCGCGAGAGCCGGGCTCTCGCCGAGGGCGCCCATATCGTGGTCGGCACGCCGGGCCGCCTGCGCGACCATCTGGAGCGCCGCAACCTCGCCACCCAGAACCTGCGCGTCGCCGTCCTCGACGAGGCCGACGAGATGCTCGATCTCGGTTTTCGCGATGACCTCGAATTCATTCTCTCGGTGACCCCGAAGGAGCGGCGCACCCTGCTCTTCTCCGCGACCCTGCCGAAGGCGATCGCCAGTCTGGCCGAGCGCTACCAGAACGACGCCCTGCGCATCGCCGTGAAGGGCCAGGAGCGCGGCCATACCGACATCACCTACCGCGCCGTGCGGGTGGTGCCGCGCGAGATCGAGCACGTGGTGGTCAACACCCTGCGCTACACCGATGCGCCCACCGCCATCGTCTTCTGCAACACCCGCAACGCCGTCCGCCATCTCCAGGCGGTGCTCACCGAGCGCGGCTTCTCGGCGGTGGCGCTTTCGGGCGAGCTAGGCCAGGGCGAGCGCAACGCCGCGCTCCAGGCCCTGCGCGACGGTCGCGCCAAGGTCTGCGTCGCCACCGACGTCGCGGCACGCGGGATCGACCTGCCCACCGTGAGCCTCGTCATCCATGCCGACCTGCCCCACGATGCCGAGGTGCTACAACACCGCTCCGGCCGGACGGGGCGCGCGGGCCGCAAGGGCACCAGCGTCCTGCTGATCCCGGCCTCGAAGCGCCGCCGCGCCGAGCAGATGTTCGCCATCGCCAAGGTCAACGCCGAATGGGCCGCCCCGCCCACGGCGGACGAGATCCGTCGCCTCGACGGCGAGCGCATGTGGCAGGACCCGCTCTTCACGGAGACGCCGGCCGAGGAAGACCTCGCCATGGGCGAGGCGCTGCTCGCCCAGCGCACGCCGCAGGAACTCGCCGCCGCCCTCGCCAAGATCTACCGCGCCCGCCTGCCCGAGCCCGAGGACGTCACCGACCCCGGTGCCGGCCCCGAGCGCAAGGAGCGCAAGATCTACGATCCCGCCGATTCGGCGCGGATCGATGCGGAAGGCCCCTCGGTCTGGTTCCGGCTCAATCTCGGCCGGCGCGACAATGCCGATCCGCGCCGCCTCCTGCCGATGCTGACCCGTCGCGGCAATATCGGCCGCCAGGAGATCGGCGCCATCCGCATCTTCGACCGGGAGACCAAGTTCGAGATCCGTGGCGGCGCCGCCTCGCGCTTCGCCGCCACCTTCGCCAAGAACGGTTCTCCGGAAATCCAGGTCGAGGCCCTTCTCGGCGGCGAGCCCGACCGCGAGGCCGAAGGCCCGAAGGGGTTCAAGAGCCCCCGCGCCGGGCGCCACGAGCGGGAAGCCGGCAAGAAGCCGCCGCAGCGCCGTCCGCGCTGA
- the mmoC gene encoding Methane monooxygenase component C produces the protein MIDPTARPLPWRQATLLAIEPVTRRVKSYRFRIDFDRPILAGQHVDVRLTAPDGYQAQRSYSIASAPGADGTIELMIEGLPNGEVSGFFDSVAEIGDTIELRGPIGGSFVWRPEDGGPLLLVGGGSGVVPLLAMLRHRAVAAPEVPALLLYSVRDAAETIAAEELAVRARDEPHFHLMLNLTRAGGRRVDGAMIGDALNRLGAPRHVYICGGNAFVGNAADLLLDAGIEAGRIRTERFGG, from the coding sequence GTGATTGATCCCACCGCGCGGCCCCTCCCCTGGCGACAAGCCACCCTCCTGGCCATCGAACCGGTCACGCGGCGGGTGAAGAGCTATCGTTTCCGGATCGATTTCGACCGGCCGATCCTGGCCGGGCAGCATGTCGACGTGCGCCTGACCGCGCCGGACGGCTATCAGGCCCAGCGCAGCTATTCCATCGCCTCGGCGCCGGGCGCGGACGGCACGATCGAACTGATGATCGAGGGCCTGCCCAACGGCGAGGTCTCAGGCTTCTTCGATTCCGTGGCCGAGATCGGCGACACGATCGAGCTGCGCGGCCCCATCGGCGGCTCGTTCGTCTGGCGCCCGGAGGATGGCGGCCCCCTCCTCCTGGTGGGTGGCGGCTCCGGTGTGGTGCCGCTCCTCGCGATGCTGCGCCACCGCGCCGTGGCCGCACCCGAGGTGCCCGCCCTGCTGCTGTATTCCGTGCGCGATGCGGCCGAGACGATCGCCGCGGAGGAACTGGCCGTTCGCGCACGCGACGAGCCGCATTTCCACCTGATGCTGAACCTGACGCGGGCCGGTGGCCGCCGGGTCGACGGGGCGATGATCGGCGACGCGTTAAACCGGCTCGGTGCTCCGCGCCACGTCTACATCTGCGGCGGCAATGCCTTCGTCGGAAATGCCGCCGATCTGCTCCTCGATGCCGGGATTGAGGCAGGCCGCATCCGGACCGAGCGGTTCGGCGGCTGA